CTGGGCATCCCGCACGAGCTCTACGACGCCGCGCGCATCGACGGCGCCGGGCACCTGCGCTTCCTCACCTCCGTGGTCGTGCCGATGAGCAAGCCCGTCATGATGACGGCCACGCTGCTCACCTTCGTGACGTCGTGGAACGAGTTCCTGTGGCCGTTGCTCGTCACCACCACGCCCACGTGGCGCCCGTTGGGCGTGGGCCTCTACACGTTCATCTCCGAGGCCGGGCCGGAGACCCACCTGCTGATGGCCGGGGCCGTCATCACGGTCCTGCCCGTGCTAGTCGTCTACTTCGTGACGCAGAAGCAGTTCACCGAGGGCATAGCCACCTCGGGCCTGAAGGGGTGATGAAGCCGGGACCAGCACGCGATACTCAGGCCAGCAACGCGCGACTAACATCAAGGCGAGAGGCAACGTCCACGGGGCCGAACTCGGCCCGCAAGGGAGAAGGAGCGCAGATGAAGCCAAGGGCACACTTCCCGGTAGCGGTCCTAGTCACTCTGCTCGCGCTCGCGGGCGCCGCCACGGCGCAGGAGAGCCTCGAGGGGGTCGACTGGGACAGCGTCGACCCCAGCGGCCAGACCGTCACGTTCTGGCACCAGCACACTCAGGAGCGCGAGACCGCGCTGCAGGAGATCATCGCGGAGTTCAACGAGACGAACGAGTACGGCATCACCGTGGTCGCCGAGTACCAGGGCGGCTACGGCGACATCTTCCAGAAGATGCTCGCCCTGCTCGGCACCTCCGACACGCCCAACATCGTGGTCGCCTACCAGAACCAGGCCGCCACCTACCAGCTCGTCGACGGGCTCGTCGACCTGAACCCGCTCGTCGAGTCGGAGCGCTGGGGCCTGAGCGAGGAGGACATCGCCGACTTCTTCCCCGGCTTCTGGAACTCCGACGTCTTCCCGAGCTTCGACGACAAGCGCCTCGGCATCGCGCCGAACCGCTCGATGGAGATGCTCTACTACAACATCGACTGGCTGGCCGAGCTGCGCGAGGGCGGCTACATCGACTTCGACGGACCGCCCACCACCCCCGAGCAGTTCAGGCAGGCCGCCTGCGCCGCCACCGAGCACCCGTTCTCCGGCGCCACGGCCGAGGGCGCCAGCATCGGCTACGAGCTCGCCCCCGACGCCAGCCGCTTCGCCTCGTGGACCTTCGCCCACGGCGGCGACGTCTTCGACTACGAGGAGAGCCGCTTCACCTACGACTCCCCCGCCGCCGTGGAGGCGATGACGTTCCTGCAGCAGCTCTTCGCGGACGGCTGCGGCGCGGTGACGACCGAGCAGTTCGGCGACCAGACGAACTTCGGCGCCGGACGCACCCTCTTCACGGTCGGTTCG
Above is a genomic segment from Trueperaceae bacterium containing:
- a CDS encoding ABC transporter substrate-binding protein, coding for MKPRAHFPVAVLVTLLALAGAATAQESLEGVDWDSVDPSGQTVTFWHQHTQERETALQEIIAEFNETNEYGITVVAEYQGGYGDIFQKMLALLGTSDTPNIVVAYQNQAATYQLVDGLVDLNPLVESERWGLSEEDIADFFPGFWNSDVFPSFDDKRLGIAPNRSMEMLYYNIDWLAELREGGYIDFDGPPTTPEQFRQAACAATEHPFSGATAEGASIGYELAPDASRFASWTFAHGGDVFDYEESRFTYDSPAAVEAMTFLQQLFADGCGAVTTEQFGDQTNFGAGRTLFTVGSSSGLPFYASAVEEGSGHQWSVAAIPHTTEDPVMNIYGASVSLPAGHSPEETLAAWIFLKYYTGPEAQAEWAAASQYFPVRQSVAANLGPVFEAVPGYEVAFNLLPYGVAEPPVPGYDFVRDIVTSTMVDIVTNPDLDVQEALTELNEEANEILAEQMAELP